A stretch of Castanea sativa cultivar Marrone di Chiusa Pesio chromosome 2, ASM4071231v1 DNA encodes these proteins:
- the LOC142624763 gene encoding transcription factor SPATULA isoform X1 has protein sequence MGDMYEYDKKASCSSSTSAPQLQLQQFPLTSASAPDEISLFLHQILLRSSPSSSSSLMANTVKQGTSNVNPDRTCRSALLQDGISAVESLSGVSTGFGGVFLSNVSTSSLGGASENETDEYDCESEEGLEALVEDVPDKPVHPRGSSKRSRAAEVHNLSEKRRRSRINEKMKALQNLIPNSNKTDKASMLDEAIEYLKQLQLQVQMLSMRNGLSLHPMCLPGALQPIQFSQMRMDFGEEYRPLHLDMTGTNPLNKETPLHDAFTLPNQCTASNQTSVSNMSNIINSETSFGPIQAHLGPFQLHTSSEDLCREDILRHQQSIVNHPDTNPVEIDMGAPASESLPFNTQASNLKDSGSLQTCISGRERSEGVLLRNIEHNLILTPHLSMNTGRSASNDDVKMEK, from the exons ATGGGGGATATGTACGAGTATGACAAAAAGGCTTCCTGTTCATCTTCAACTTCAGCTCCTCAGCTTCAACTTCAGCAGTTTCCATTAACTTCTGCAAGTGCTCCAGATGAAATCTCGCTTTTTCTTCATCAAATCCTTCTTCGttcatctccttcttcttcatcttctctcATGGCCAACACAGTTAAACAAGGGACATCGAATGTAAATCCTGACCGTACTTGCCGATCAGCTCTCCTCCAAGATGGGATCTCAGCCGTTGAGTCTTTAAGTGGTGTCAGCACTGGCTTTGGTGGTGTTTTCCTCTCCAATGTGTCAACCTCTTCACTTGGAGGAGCGAGTGAGAATGAGACTGATGAGTATGATTGTGAAAGCGAG GAGGGTCTTGAAGCGTTGGTGGAAGATGTGCCTGACAAGCCGGTTCATCCTCGTGGATCATCAAAGAGAAGCAGAGCTGCAGAAGTTCACAATTTGTCTGAAAAG AGGAGGAGGAGCAggattaatgagaaaatgaaggcatTGCAAAATCTGATTCCAAATTCTAATAAG ACAGATAAGGCTTCGATGCTTGATGAAGCTATTGAATACCTAAAGCAGCTTCAGCTCCAAGTACAG ATGTTATCAATGAGAAATGGGTTGAGTTTGCATCCTATGTGCTTACCAGGAGCACTGCAGCCCATCCAGTTCTCCCAGATGAGAATGGACTTTGGTGAGGAATATAGGCCCCTGCATTTGGACATGACAGGCACAAATCCTTTGAACAAAGAAACCCCATTGCACGATGCATTCACTCTACCCAACCAATGCACTGCATCAAACCAGACATCAGTATCTAATAtgtcaaatataataaattcaGAAACCTCATTTGGGCCTATTCAGGCTCATTTAGGACCCTTTCAACTGCACACCTCATCTGAG GATCTTTGCAGGGAAGACATTTTGCGGCATCAGCAATCAATTGTGAACCATCCCGATACCAATCCAGTAG AAATTGACATGGGAGCCCCAGCATCAGAATCACTTCCCTTTAATACACAAGCATCTAATCTAAAGGACAGTGGCTCTCTCCAAACATGCATTTCAGGAAGAGAGCGGTCAGAAGGTGTGCTTCTAAGGAATATAGAGCACAACCTTATACTTACGCCACATTTGAG CATGAACACAGGAAGAAGTGCCTCCAATGACGATGTGAAGATGGAAAAATGA
- the LOC142624763 gene encoding transcription factor SPATULA isoform X2, producing the protein MGDMYEYDKKASCSSSTSAPQLQLQQFPLTSASAPDEISLFLHQILLRSSPSSSSSLMANTVKQGTSNVNPDRTCRSALLQDGISAVESLSGVSTGFGGVFLSNVSTSSLGGASENETDEYDCESEEGLEALVEDVPDKPVHPRGSSKRSRAAEVHNLSEKRRRSRINEKMKALQNLIPNSNKTDKASMLDEAIEYLKQLQLQVQMLSMRNGLSLHPMCLPGALQPIQFSQMRMDFGEEYRPLHLDMTGTNPLNKETPLHDAFTLPNQCTASNQTSVSNMSNIINSETSFGPIQAHLGPFQLHTSSEDLCREDILRHQQSIVNHPDTNPVEIDMGAPASESLPFNTQASNLKDSGSLQTCISGRERSEGVLLRNIEHNLILTPHLRKKCLQ; encoded by the exons ATGGGGGATATGTACGAGTATGACAAAAAGGCTTCCTGTTCATCTTCAACTTCAGCTCCTCAGCTTCAACTTCAGCAGTTTCCATTAACTTCTGCAAGTGCTCCAGATGAAATCTCGCTTTTTCTTCATCAAATCCTTCTTCGttcatctccttcttcttcatcttctctcATGGCCAACACAGTTAAACAAGGGACATCGAATGTAAATCCTGACCGTACTTGCCGATCAGCTCTCCTCCAAGATGGGATCTCAGCCGTTGAGTCTTTAAGTGGTGTCAGCACTGGCTTTGGTGGTGTTTTCCTCTCCAATGTGTCAACCTCTTCACTTGGAGGAGCGAGTGAGAATGAGACTGATGAGTATGATTGTGAAAGCGAG GAGGGTCTTGAAGCGTTGGTGGAAGATGTGCCTGACAAGCCGGTTCATCCTCGTGGATCATCAAAGAGAAGCAGAGCTGCAGAAGTTCACAATTTGTCTGAAAAG AGGAGGAGGAGCAggattaatgagaaaatgaaggcatTGCAAAATCTGATTCCAAATTCTAATAAG ACAGATAAGGCTTCGATGCTTGATGAAGCTATTGAATACCTAAAGCAGCTTCAGCTCCAAGTACAG ATGTTATCAATGAGAAATGGGTTGAGTTTGCATCCTATGTGCTTACCAGGAGCACTGCAGCCCATCCAGTTCTCCCAGATGAGAATGGACTTTGGTGAGGAATATAGGCCCCTGCATTTGGACATGACAGGCACAAATCCTTTGAACAAAGAAACCCCATTGCACGATGCATTCACTCTACCCAACCAATGCACTGCATCAAACCAGACATCAGTATCTAATAtgtcaaatataataaattcaGAAACCTCATTTGGGCCTATTCAGGCTCATTTAGGACCCTTTCAACTGCACACCTCATCTGAG GATCTTTGCAGGGAAGACATTTTGCGGCATCAGCAATCAATTGTGAACCATCCCGATACCAATCCAGTAG AAATTGACATGGGAGCCCCAGCATCAGAATCACTTCCCTTTAATACACAAGCATCTAATCTAAAGGACAGTGGCTCTCTCCAAACATGCATTTCAGGAAGAGAGCGGTCAGAAGGTGTGCTTCTAAGGAATATAGAGCACAACCTTATACTTACGCCACATTTGAG GAAGAAGTGCCTCCAATGA